The Dehalococcoidia bacterium DNA window GTTCTTCTAAAGCCTGGCGATAGGCATCAAAGGTTCGGGCATCGAACAGGACAAAGACCACCTCCTCAAAAGGGCTATCCTGTCTGAGAAAATCGCTGACTGTCCACAGGGCCACTCTTGCCGCCTGCTCGATGGGATACCCATAAGCGCCGGTGCTGATCGAAGGAAAGGAAACGCTCTTGAGGCCGTTTGCAACTGCCGCCTTCATGCTTTCCCGATAGGCGCTGGCCAGGGTTTCGGGCTCTTGGCTTTTACCGCCGTGCCAGATCGGTCCCACGGTGTGAATTACATACCGGGCATTAAGAGCGCCGCCAGTGGTAATGATGGCTTGACCGGCGGGAAGCCGACCCCTTTGGGCGACAACCTTTTTGCAGTCCTCCAGAATCGCCGGGCCTCCAGCTCGATGAATGGCGACATCCACTCCCCCTCCGCCCATGAGGCCGGAGTTGGCCGCATTGACAATAGCCTCCGTCACTTGCCGGGTGATATCGCCCTGGACAAGAGATAGCCTCGTTTTATTGATCACCCTTTCCATCTCGAAACCCTTCGTCTTGAATTATAACATTTATAGCAGTCATCAATCTGCCCAGGCCTCTCTGGCGATGAGCGGCACAAATCGACACCCCCCCAGGTTTTCAGTGCTGATCTGGTCCTTCCGTTTGATGATTCTCAGCAATTTCTGTTCGTATCGGGACCCTACAGGGATTACCAGTTTGCCCCCTTCGGCCAGCTGATCGATCAGGCCCGGTGGTGTCTTTGGGGCTCCTGCCGTAACGATGATCCCGTCATAAGGTGCGCCCTCCGGCCATCCGAGCGTTTCCTGAGCAGGATGGAGTTCGATGTTCGTATATCCCAATCTGCCCAGAGTCCGGCTGGCCGATTCGAGGAGTCTCTGACGGCGTTCGACGCTGACAACCCAACCGGCCAGCTCAGCCAATATCGCGGTCTGATATCCGCTGCCGGTTCCAACTTCCAGCACACGTTCTTCGCCTCGCAAATCCAGTGCCTCGGTCATCAAAGCCACGATGAAGGGTTGAGAAATGGTTTGTCCTTCTGCGATCGGCAAGGGCATGTTTTCATAGGCGAGGTGTTGAGTATCGGGCGGCAGAAAGAGTTCTCGGGGAACGCGCTCCATGGCGCTGATCACCTTCTCATCTTTGATTTCCAGCCGTAACTGGCGGACTAATTCGGCGCGATCAGCGTTGAAGTCCTGATTCATGTCGCCTGACCCTTGATTATTCTGGCTCCCGATCCCCGGCCGCGTCTTTTTGAGAGAGCGGACTAAGAGACGTCGTCAGTTTCCGGTTCGGAAATTGACCC harbors:
- a CDS encoding protein-L-isoaspartate(D-aspartate) O-methyltransferase, with the protein product MNQDFNADRAELVRQLRLEIKDEKVISAMERVPRELFLPPDTQHLAYENMPLPIAEGQTISQPFIVALMTEALDLRGEERVLEVGTGSGYQTAILAELAGWVVSVERRQRLLESASRTLGRLGYTNIELHPAQETLGWPEGAPYDGIIVTAGAPKTPPGLIDQLAEGGKLVIPVGSRYEQKLLRIIKRKDQISTENLGGCRFVPLIAREAWAD
- a CDS encoding O-acetyl-ADP-ribose deacetylase codes for the protein MERVINKTRLSLVQGDITRQVTEAIVNAANSGLMGGGGVDVAIHRAGGPAILEDCKKVVAQRGRLPAGQAIITTGGALNARYVIHTVGPIWHGGKSQEPETLASAYRESMKAAVANGLKSVSFPSISTGAYGYPIEQAARVALWTVSDFLRQDSPFEEVVFVLFDARTFDAYRQALEELPE